Proteins from one Melospiza melodia melodia isolate bMelMel2 chromosome 18, bMelMel2.pri, whole genome shotgun sequence genomic window:
- the MSRB1 gene encoding methionine-R-sulfoxide reductase B1 — translation MSFCSFLGGEVFKDHFQPGIYVCAKCGHELFSSRAKYEHSSPWPAFTETLREDSVAKREERPGALKVTCGKCGNGLGHEFLNDGPKRGQSRFUIFSSSLKFVPKGKTDLKEK, via the exons ATGTCCTTCTGCTCCTTCCTGGGGGGAGAGGTGTTCAAGGACCACTTCCAGCCGG GTATTTACGtgtgtgccaagtgtggccatGAGCTGTTCTCCAGCCGTGCCAAGTACGAGCACTCGTCGCCCTGGCCGGCGTTCACCGAGACCCTGCGGGAGGACAGCGTGGCCAAACGCGAGGAGCGCCCGGGGGCACTGAAG GTGACCTGCGGCAAGTGTGGCAACGGGCTGGGCCACGAGTTCCTCAACGACGGCCCCAAGAGGGGCCAGTCCCGCTTCTGAATATTCAGCAGCTCGCTGAAGTTCGTCCCCAAAG GTAAAACTGACCTGAAGGAGAAATAA